The following are encoded in a window of Algiphilus sp. genomic DNA:
- a CDS encoding DUF1329 domain-containing protein, translating into MPVAHAKVSEAEAAKLGSELTKVGANPDGNAEGTIPPLVGPDAFNEEQRNLTPDGLEEIRQRIVAFGEENAELNLLTDVDDLTKAAGMEPDLNNLVTQIGVDNLQPRLTITAENYKEHADKLTEGYKKLFELYPSYEMVVYPTVRTAFYPEEIYEATKANATRATLEGTDGISGHKLGFPFPIPQSGAEVIWNHKLKFRGSTARRYNDQAVVDADGSFEITQIIEDVGFEYANLAKGEGRDNEIIAYYLQETISPPRVAGQFTLVHEIFGKGTSGRNAWLYNPGLGRVNRAPDVGYDNPSIGSDGLQFNDQINMFNGALDRYTWKLLGKREMYIPYNSYLMNNPVAEYEDIVGKGHINQGMARYELHRVWVVEATLRDGTRHQFGRRVFYVDEDSWGIVAVDNYDQRGELWRFQEGHPITAPFVPTTTTAPEVIYDLKSGRYFVTAMSNEGKITDWKIEYRDGYFGPSALKRRARR; encoded by the coding sequence ATGCCGGTGGCGCACGCAAAGGTGAGCGAGGCCGAGGCGGCCAAGCTCGGCAGCGAGCTGACCAAGGTCGGTGCCAACCCCGACGGCAACGCCGAAGGCACCATCCCGCCGCTGGTGGGGCCCGATGCCTTCAACGAGGAGCAGCGCAACCTGACGCCGGACGGTCTCGAGGAGATCCGCCAGCGCATCGTCGCCTTCGGCGAGGAGAACGCCGAGCTCAACCTGCTGACCGATGTCGACGACCTCACCAAGGCCGCCGGGATGGAGCCGGATCTCAACAACCTCGTCACGCAGATCGGTGTCGACAACCTGCAGCCGCGGCTCACCATCACCGCGGAGAACTACAAGGAGCACGCCGACAAGCTCACCGAGGGCTACAAGAAGCTCTTCGAGCTGTATCCCAGCTATGAGATGGTCGTCTATCCGACGGTCCGCACCGCCTTCTACCCGGAAGAAATCTACGAAGCCACCAAGGCCAACGCCACACGCGCCACGCTCGAGGGCACCGACGGCATTTCGGGCCACAAGCTGGGCTTCCCGTTCCCGATTCCCCAGAGCGGCGCGGAGGTCATCTGGAACCACAAGCTCAAGTTCCGCGGTTCGACTGCCCGCCGCTACAACGATCAGGCGGTGGTCGACGCCGACGGCAGCTTCGAGATCACCCAGATCATCGAGGACGTCGGCTTCGAGTACGCCAATCTGGCGAAGGGCGAGGGGCGTGACAACGAGATCATCGCCTACTACCTGCAGGAGACCATCTCGCCGCCCCGCGTGGCTGGCCAGTTCACGCTGGTGCACGAGATCTTCGGAAAGGGCACTTCGGGCCGCAACGCCTGGCTCTACAACCCGGGGCTCGGCCGCGTGAACCGCGCGCCGGACGTGGGCTACGACAACCCCTCCATCGGGTCGGACGGTCTTCAGTTCAACGACCAGATCAACATGTTCAACGGCGCTCTGGACCGCTACACCTGGAAGCTGCTGGGCAAGCGCGAGATGTACATCCCGTACAACTCCTACCTGATGAACAATCCGGTGGCCGAGTACGAGGACATCGTCGGCAAGGGCCACATCAACCAGGGCATGGCGCGCTATGAGCTGCACCGCGTATGGGTCGTGGAAGCGACATTGCGCGACGGCACACGCCACCAGTTCGGTCGTCGCGTGTTCTACGTCGACGAGGACTCCTGGGGCATCGTGGCGGTCGACAACTACGACCAGCGCGGAGAGCTCTGGCGCTTCCAGGAAGGGCATCCGATCACCGCGCCCTTCGTGCCCACGACCACGACCGCACCCGAGGTCATCTACGACCTGAAGAGCGGCCGCTATTTCGTCACCGCGATGTCGAACGAGGGCAAGATCACCGACTGGAAGATCGAGTATCGCGACGGCTACTTCGGGCCGTCGGCGCTCAAGCGCCGCGCGCGCCGCTAG